In Glycine max cultivar Williams 82 chromosome 4, Glycine_max_v4.0, whole genome shotgun sequence, the genomic stretch TATTTTCTGCAGTCCATGGTATGCTTAACTTGGTTCTTACCCTCGCATAACccaaactaatatatatatatatatacacacacacacactaataTCATAACAACTTGAGATTTAGTACGATGCTTGAGATAGAAGAATCGGGAAATCGCAGGCAGGGAtgtgcaaatttttttttatatatataaaaaaataacatttgagCCGAACCAAAACGAAAGGTTTTAATAGGTTCAGTTCCTAATTCAAACATGCAAAGTTCTAAATTGAATTGACCTTGAACAGGTTTTAAAAACCGAACCGATTTCCAAGTGATTTTTAAAACTGAACCTGTTTCAGAGCCAGTCTTCAAAACCCTTTTATATTTGTAAAACCGGTTTTGCATTGCAGCTTATTACACACTGTACTGGTTTGTGGCAGCTTATTACACACTGTACTGTTCAATCCATCATATAGCTGCCCCTGGATGATATTGATGTTTGTCAATGCAAGAGCCATCTAGTAAATAGGGAAGAATTGACAAAGATAAAACCCCCATACGCCAGCGAGGCCTTCTTTTTCATAGATTGGTTGGTCTTTTTCATAGATATGTGCATTCCATGTCATAAAGTCCTCATGTCTTCCCATGAAAGTAGAAATCAGAGGCAAGGAATTAATAGAAACATATATAAGTCTATAGGTCTTTTTATGGTTCATAAGCTGCTATAACAAATAAGATTACCAACAATTGTATCTCTTCCATTATCTTTAATGTTTTGAAGTAAGAAGCATAAGTCCTTTTTTTGACCTTGTTCAACAACTTGAGGGACCTGATGACTAATATTTAAACAAatgactaataaaaaatattatattctaaATACTCCTAATTCGATTGGTGATGCAATgtgacaaagaagaaaaaagataaaaaaaaagagataaaagtgAATGAACTATTTGTATTTAGTGGGAAAATACTTGTCATTCACTCACTCTCTCTTCTATCTCACACTTttgcctaattttttttttctatatctttctttttggtttttttattggaaaatatTTGATTGACATCCCATACGATTTCCTACACCTagacaaagaaggaaaaatataagtataataaGATTTACCATgtgataaggaaaaaaaagataaaaaaataaaaaatgttaataaagtgtttaaaataaaaaataatttatgtatcttTACTCTTTTATTGTCACATTACTTATCACATTTTCTCTAAGGTGGATAAACaaccttgttttatttaatgagcGTATCAAAATCATGATCCTCTAACAAATTTTCATCTTCATTCAGTGAGtagagaaaatatatttagacCCTCAATGTCTTTAAACATCAAGAGactgagagagaaaaaaacataaatataataagtaattagagaaaaataaaaaaaagtattgataagttgtttaaaataaataagtaatgtaatatgattgataaattaccttattaaatatgtaatcttaaatttaatctcattaaaaaatatgtattgaaaaatattaacccTTAAATGTCATTGGCTTTAGGTGGAGATACCAgttcacataaaaaaataccaacTGATAAGCTCCGACCTGGGGTATAGGATTCCCTTTATCCAACAGTAGACGCCCAAATCCAGCCACATCCTGGAGACATCATACTCAAACAGTTTCAGCAGATCAGTGTTAGAATGAAAGCCAATCGCTCTCTGGCAACTGTATGGAAACATTTCAAAAGTGGCTTTGGTAATTAACATGCCAATGAGGACCACCTCTTGAAGATTATTGCAACACTTAGCAATCGCTACCAAACCTTTTTCACCTATACGCTTCCTTCCATCGATGGTACGAAGCTCTCTCAAAAGCTTGCACCCCTCCGCAGCTGCAACAAGTCCTGCGTCAGAATTTCATACCTCGAACATTTTGAAATCGCTTTCACACCAACGACGGTCATTCGGAAGAGTACTTCGAGGTGGAGTTCCACTATACACGGAGCCTGATCCACCAACAGATGAAGAATCTCGTCCCATTAGCCATTGCAACGAACAACCTTCAAGATCGTCAAGTTCTTGGCGCCGATAATAGGATAAAAAATTCAGTCAATTTCAAATAAACGGCTTTCAGTTTCGGCGATGACGGTGCTGCTGTTGTTAATGAACGGTTATTTGGCGAGGAGAGTTGTTCCAGAGCGCGGCAATGATGCATCAATGCATTCAAGCTTAAGCCTTTGTATATTGGAAGGAGAACTTCTTCAAACGAGCCTTGTAGTTCCTGGAGAATGCCTCCAATGCAGCGTCTGTGAGATCGGACTCGAGATTAGGGCAGCGCTGAGAAATGTGGCTAAAAGCATTTTCTTTGGAGACTTCTCAGAGGTTGCATTTCAACAAGGAGAAAATTGATTTCCAAAGGTGTTGGTTGCATCCCCTCTTGTCCACATGGTTTGAACTTCACCGAGGATGATTGGCACACTTTCGTTGATTGTGAAAAAGCAAAGCAATTTTGGTAAGGAGCTGGCCTATGGGCGCATATGGAAAGCACGATCATGGAAGCTAACAGTATCAAAGATTTACTATTCAGCTCTCTCACTCATCTACCAAATGACCTCAAGTGCAAATTTTCAATGATTCTATGGTCCATTTGGAAAAACAGAAATGAGAAGGTTTGGAACAATCTTGATATTTCTCCAGCAACATCAATATCTCTATCCGACCAGTTTTATTCAGAATGGTCTCATGCTAGAAGAAAGAGCAATAACATTCCCTCCCTCCCCGCTCAACAAGTTCACGGAACATGGGAGCCCCCTCCACTGGGATATATCACCTGCAATGTAGCTATCTTTCAAGACATAAATGCTTTTGGTGCAGACTTGTGTATTCGCGGTCATGATATGATGGAAACTTTATTCGACCAAAAACATGCATCTTTAATGGCAAACCAACTCTTTATCAAGCAAAAGGATGGGCACTATTCAAAGCAATTCAATGGATATCCCAACTTGATTTCTACAACGCCATTTTTGAGTCGGATTGCAAATTTGTAGTTGATTCATGTAACAAGCCCCATATAGAAAACACAGATCTTCATGTAATTTTAGCTAAGTGTTGTACTGCATTCTCAAATATTACAAACTCTAGGTTTTAAGAAGAGACAAACAAATTGTTGTTCACACTTTGACACAAGCATCAAGATTTTATGCTTATAATCAAACCTTTTGGTCCttagtttttaatgaaatatcaTAACTGCTGTTTCTCGTAAAAAAAGACTTGTTTAGTAGTCAAAGGATAAGCTaagacatataaataaattatatcctattttagttagtttttgttaCATTAATAAGATATGATAACCTTATTTTATCCAATTAgttaaaggtattttttatcataaggTAGGTTAGGATAAGATATATGgtggttttaattttgatacaaaaAGTAGGATCGTAGGGGTATTTGCAGTATAGTTTGATTCTGTTTTTAgtcaaaaattatattaattaaatcaaactaattttttatatgttgattttgattaattttatcttttttaatattttaaagtttatcttaatataaattttaagaatatatttaatttaactaacaaaaaaaattatggaatgTTAAATCTAGTAACTAATTGAGTCATAATCAAGACTTGAAAAAATGAGTATTATTCTAagttattttaagttattttacacacattaagaaaaaataataaataaataaaataataataattttataaaattaacctgATGAAAAAGACTAGTAATACTATTAGCCTCAAAAACTAAAAGACATTTGGAGATATTGgtgaaaaaaaacaattaatattatactGAAAAGTCAAatgcaatatttattttgagataaaaaaaaaattcccaaatGCAATCTTATTggtgtatttaattttaaagagagaaataatattTGACAGAAATTGCATAAGACCCACAACTTCTACAATGTActttaattcaataaaatttcttttatttttatcctctcTATTTTTGTCCTTTTGTCCAAACACATGGAGGGAGTACTACATATGTAGATTCGAAAATTCAAGAGGGTCCCAGCTTGCAATAGTAGTATATTCTATTGGTCAGATATCAACCAAGATGAATTGGTATCGGAGCAAATTAGGTTTGGTGAAAGAGTAACTGAAGTAATAATGATATGAAGTAAATGCTGCAGACAACATTGGCTTTTGAAATTCCAAGTTCATTGTCGTCCTTTTGAATTTCCAATTCTACTAGGTTTGAACCTCCAATACATCCAGTGACCAAAGGCAATCTCCACCGTCAGTTACTTTGAAGAAAGCTTCGTCAAGTCAAGTAAACGAGAAGATGGTTGAATTCAGGACAACGAAGTGAAAGAGGCACAAAGAGAAATTTCACGGAATATCAAACTCCTACTAAAAAGTAGTACTAGTATTGTTGATCATACAGCTCAAGGATTTTGACTAAAAACTCATCAAATGCAAGCCTCggcatttaatattttcaataatcTGTCCAACTTACACAGCTAATAATGAATGAGTCATGGCAGTTTAGAAAGGAAAattcacattaaaaaattaaaatctaaggACTTATATTaactttataacttttttttaaaggcatgttaacttcttttttttttggaaagggAGGCATGTTAactttataactaaaaaaatgtaattcatTTTAGGTTCTCTAACAAGTTGTCTCCTGCGAAATAGTAGCGCTATTAGTAGCCGAATAATATACAAAACATTACTTGAAAAACAGAAATATTCATACACTTATTCCTCTTCACTACTGATGTGATCTGATGATGTTAGAAGCAGTTCATTCATTCACACAAATTGTGTGTGAAGTGAAGCAGATCCAGCAGAAGCAATAGCATTATACTCACATCTTGCCATCATGTTGTTTGAAGCTCTAGACCCTTACAGGCTTCTCAAGCACAGCTGATAAAACAACCTGAGACTTACCTGATCCAAGAATATCAGCCTTCTCTCCCACAACCCACTTCAACTTTTTGTACCCAAATCGTTCAATCAACCTAGTCAACgccctcttcttctcttcatcaaCACAATAGAAGTTATCCAGCCAAAACAAACCACCAGCCCGCAAAACACGATCGATATCAAACATCAAAAACTCCAACTTCTCTTCCCTCCCTCCACCATCCAATCCACTCGAAGCCCGAACCAAATCAAACGCATTGTCATAAAACGGGAACCTATGATCCAAGCTCAAGAAAAGAGGGAAAAGTCCTCTTGCAGCAATGAATTCACTGAAGGGAGCATCAACATTCAAAGTGCTAGTAACCACAGTAACATTCCTCTCGGCCATAACAGCAGCAAAGGACCCAGACCCGCCTCCAACATCAAGTCCAATCCGAATTCCACCACTTCCCAATGCCAAAACATCATCAATTAGAAAATCATTCTTACTCCTAGACTTCACAAACCTTTGATTCTCATACCCATTAACCAAATCAAAGCAACCAATGCAATCTCTACTCAACTTCTTACCCTTCAAACACTCAAAATTCTTGCAACCTAAACCACTCCAGTTAACAGTGTTGTTGACTGGAGCTTTCCAAAGCGAGGTGGGAAAAGGGTGAAGAAGACCCACCTTAGAAATTGTTTTAGCAAAGCACCTTCTTCTTGGTAAAGGCTCACACCCTTTTAAAATGAGTTTCTGTGCCACGCTCCAATCATTGGGGCAGGGTCCAAAAGCCTTGTAACTCATGTACTGAGACAACAAGTCCGAGGATTTTTCGCAGGAATGGCCGACGGATGAGACCATTTCGGTGATTCCGGATTTGGAGTCTTTGCCTAGAGGGagctggtggtggtggaggaagagtttgAGCTCGTTTGCAATGTTGGGTCGAGAAAGGTCGAGGCTTTCGTAGCCGAGAAGGTCTTTTTCTATTTGGGCAAGTTTCTTCTGAGACATATCGATCTCTCGGAGAATGAGGGTGACCTGCTCAGAGATGAGGGAGAAGTTTTTGTCAAGAAGGTGAAGGTGGGAGTGAGGGTCTTTTGGGGAAGAAGAGAAGGCGTAGAGGGCGAAGAGGTTGGTGGTGATGACGGAGAATATCATGAGAATGTTAACTGCGGAGGAACACACTGTTGCTCTTCTGAATCTGGCGGTTCCGTCGCCTATTTTCAGAGACACGGAACCCATTTCTTGCTTGTCTTGGTATCAAATACAAAGGGGTGAGTGGAATTTGGAGTGTGGTTCAACCGTTGGGTGAGTAAGGACTCGGGAGGAAGAAGAACGGAACACGAGATTTACGTGTGAAGTGGAAATGGAAAAGAGGAGTTTGAAA encodes the following:
- the LOC100798510 gene encoding probable methyltransferase At1g29790 translates to MGSVSLKIGDGTARFRRATVCSSAVNILMIFSVITTNLFALYAFSSSPKDPHSHLHLLDKNFSLISEQVTLILREIDMSQKKLAQIEKDLLGYESLDLSRPNIANELKLFLHHHQLPLGKDSKSGITEMVSSVGHSCEKSSDLLSQYMSYKAFGPCPNDWSVAQKLILKGCEPLPRRRCFAKTISKVGLLHPFPTSLWKAPVNNTVNWSGLGCKNFECLKGKKLSRDCIGCFDLVNGYENQRFVKSRSKNDFLIDDVLALGSGGIRIGLDVGGGSGSFAAVMAERNVTVVTSTLNVDAPFSEFIAARGLFPLFLSLDHRFPFYDNAFDLVRASSGLDGGGREEKLEFLMFDIDRVLRAGGLFWLDNFYCVDEEKKRALTRLIERFGYKKLKWVVGEKADILGSGKSQVVLSAVLEKPVRV